One window of Biomphalaria glabrata chromosome 6, xgBioGlab47.1, whole genome shotgun sequence genomic DNA carries:
- the LOC106061980 gene encoding proteasomal ATPase-associated factor 1-like, with product MSAPVDRLILQSDWEQTLRERHGKAWVAFKSSAPPSEYSEVIGHGTSPEGLLYLTSKDKEFSISDITKRSLVVTYCGESATLTRKFVSPTITFTGLHTHKKQVTCLDTTSGGLGVSCDSEGKLKIWQTSDGEVRRELLGHVGDVYTCRFFPSGIVILSAGADTMIKIWSAESGSCAATITGHKAAVLDSAIVDRGRNIITSSRDGTAKLWDVGQQTCLATFEDIGGDVNCCSLEVPENTIELGTPVSQSDREVATEGKMLLLGCENGSLQGFGLASREQIFSLHLESAINTCTFVSDIYSVCGSQDGHIHIVDLRNTSQPLKSWKESRGPVLSMLSHKGGFFTSTGDGSCFHINERWETTTELTGSDCDPVYKVCDDGSNIYTSCRDGFIRKYSLNYIN from the exons ATGTCGGCACCAGTTGATAGACTAATATTACAGAGTGACTGGGAGCAGACTCTTAG agaAAGACATGGAAAAGCTTGGGTGGCATTCAAGTCATCAG ctccacCCAGTGAATATTCTGAGGTCATAGGCCATGGCACATCCCCAGAAGGATTACTTTACCTGACCTCCAAAGATAAAGAGTTTAGTATTTCAGATATTACAAAG AGAAGTTTGGTGGTAACGTACTGTGGAGAGAGTGCAACACTAACCAGAAAGTTTGTGTCCCCTACTATAACCTTCACCGGACTTCATACTCATAAAAAACAG GTGACATGCTTGGACACTACTTCAGGCGGTCTTGGTGTTTCGTGCGATTCAGAAGGTAAACTTAAAATCTGGCAAACCAGTGATGGCGAGGTCCGG AGAGAACTGCTAGGCCATGTTGGAGATGTTTACACTTGCAGGTTTTTCCCATCTGGCATCGTTATTCTTTCTGCAGGagcagacacaatgataaaaATCTGGTCAGCAGAGTCTGGATCTTGTGCAGCAACCATCACTGGTCATAAAGCTg ctgTGTTAGACTCTGCCATTGTCGACAGAGGCCGAAACATTATAACATCTAGTCGTGATGGCACTGCTAAATTATGGGATGTTGGACAGCAGACTTGTCTGGCTACTTTTGAAGATATTGGAGGAGATGTGAACTGTTGTTCACTCGAGGTGCCAGAAAATACAATCGAGCTTGGAACACCTGTTTCACAAA GTGACAGGGAAGTAGCCACCGAGGGGAAAATGCTATTGCTGGGTTGTGAGAATGGATCTCTTCAAGGTTTTGGTTTAGCATCTCGTGAACAG ATCTTCAGCCTGCATCTGGAGTCTGCTATTAACACCTGTACATTTGTGTCAGACATTTATTCTGTTTGTGGCTCCCAAGATGGGCACATTCACATAGTAGACTTAAGAAACACCAG tcaGCCATTGAAATCCTGGAAAGAGTCCAGAGGTCCAGTCTTGTCCATGCTGTCCCATAAAGGAGGGTTCTTTACATCTACAG GGGATGGTTCATGTTTTCACATAAATGAAAGATGGGAGACAACTACTGAGCTAACTGGCTCGGACTGTGACCCAGTGTATAAAGTGTGCGATGATGGTAGTAACATCTACACATCGTGTAGAGATGGCTTCATCCGAAAGTACAGCTTGAACTACATCAACTAA
- the LOC106059329 gene encoding CCR4-NOT transcription complex subunit 2-like isoform X2, translating into MFRHDKDLSSGMMASQSPSQIAGFTAGTNFYGQGTLPLPQRAIGGNHFRSGTTAGHITPTSMNPGFSMGLQQQSQQQQHSPNSLAAIGPRSVLGAQAQTNQASLASLQKRAFNAGPMQNFASSYGFGGSRPLDSHPAIDLSDFPILSSRSSATTNPMPSTRNYVGMVSKPAPDSAPEFNITQEEFPALPGAQNPPVQSGDLRNGNGAVGSELVSKDGSKGDGKPTMAQRRGIQTHPDGMISNIPSGMVMDQFGIVGLLSFIRAADQDANMVALAPGIDLTTLGLNLNSPENLYSMFQSPFAETACRPQDIDYHVPAEYLTNMFIRDKLAPIKLNRYSEDLLFYLFYMNGGDVLQLAAAAELYNRDWRYHKEERVWLTRAPACEVFNKTQTSERGTYLFFDANQWRKFTKEFHLEYEKLEERPVIPN; encoded by the exons ATGTTTCGACACGACAAAGATTTATCTTCAGGG ATGATGGCGTCTCAGTCTCCATCACAGATAGCAGGCTTCACTGCAGGAACAAATTTTTATGGTCAAG GAACATTACCTTTACCTCAACGGGCTATAGGGGGAAATCATTTCAGAAGTGGAACCACTGCTGGTCACATAACGCCCACCAGTATGAACCCTGGCTTCTCAATGGGTCTTCAACAGCAGTCCCAGCAGCAGCAACACTCCCCAAATAGTTTAGCCGCTATAGGTCCACGAAGTGTTCTCGGTGCCCAAGCCCAGACCAATCAAGCCAGTTTGGCCAGCTTACAGAAAAGAGCATTTAA TGCAGGGCCCATGCAGAATTTTGCATCTAGTTATGGTTTTGGTGGCAGCAGACCTC ttgATTCACATCCTGCGATAGATTTGTCAGATTTTCCAATATTAAGTAGTAGATCATCAGCGACAACAAATCCTATGCCATCAACAAGAAATTACG TGGGGATGGTTAGTAAACCTGCGCCAGACTCAGCCCCGGAATTCAATATAACACAGGAAGAGTTTCCTGCCTTGCCGGGAGCACAAA ATCCACCTGTTCAATCTGGAGACTTAAGAAAT GGCAACGGAGCAGTGGGCAGCGAGTTAGTGTCTAAAGATGGAAGCAAAGGGGATGGGAAACCAACAATGGCACAGAGACGAGGAATACAAACACATCCTGATG GCATGATATCAAACATCCCATCTGGTATGGTCATGGACCAATTTGGTATTGTTGGCCTGTTATCTTTCATCAGAGCAGCAGATCAAGACGCCAACATGGTTGCGTTAGCGCCGGGGATAGACTTGACTACATTGGGCTTAAATTTAAATTCCCCAGA AAATCTCTATAGTATGTTCCAGTCTCCATTTGCAGAGACAGCGTGTCGGCCCCAAGATATTG ATTACCATGTACCAGCGGAGTATCTGACTAACATGTTCATCAGAGATAAG CTTGCACCAATCAAATTAAATCGATATAGTGAAGAtctactattttatttattttatatgaaCGGGGGTGATGTTTTACAGTTGGCAGCTGCAGCAGAACT CTACAACCGCGATTGGAGGTATCACAAGGAAGAGAGGGTTTGGCTCACACGCGCCCCGGCATGTGAAGTTTTCAACAAAACTCAGACTTCTGAAAGAGGGACTTACTTATTCTTCGATGCAAACCAGTGGCGGAAGTTTACCAAAGAATTCCACTTAGAGTATGAAAAATTAGAGGAGCGGCCGGTGATACCCAACTGA
- the LOC106059329 gene encoding CCR4-NOT transcription complex subunit 2-like isoform X1, with translation MFRHDKDLSSGMMASQSPSQIAGFTAGTNFYGQGTLPLPQRAIGGNHFRSGTTAGHITPTSMNPGFSMGLQQQSQQQQHSPNSLAAIGPRSVLGAQAQTNQASLASLQKRAFNAGPMQNFASSYGFGGSRPLDSHPAIDLSDFPILSSRSSATTNPMPSTRNYVPPVSSSVGMVSKPAPDSAPEFNITQEEFPALPGAQNPPVQSGDLRNGNGAVGSELVSKDGSKGDGKPTMAQRRGIQTHPDGMISNIPSGMVMDQFGIVGLLSFIRAADQDANMVALAPGIDLTTLGLNLNSPENLYSMFQSPFAETACRPQDIDYHVPAEYLTNMFIRDKLAPIKLNRYSEDLLFYLFYMNGGDVLQLAAAAELYNRDWRYHKEERVWLTRAPACEVFNKTQTSERGTYLFFDANQWRKFTKEFHLEYEKLEERPVIPN, from the exons ATGTTTCGACACGACAAAGATTTATCTTCAGGG ATGATGGCGTCTCAGTCTCCATCACAGATAGCAGGCTTCACTGCAGGAACAAATTTTTATGGTCAAG GAACATTACCTTTACCTCAACGGGCTATAGGGGGAAATCATTTCAGAAGTGGAACCACTGCTGGTCACATAACGCCCACCAGTATGAACCCTGGCTTCTCAATGGGTCTTCAACAGCAGTCCCAGCAGCAGCAACACTCCCCAAATAGTTTAGCCGCTATAGGTCCACGAAGTGTTCTCGGTGCCCAAGCCCAGACCAATCAAGCCAGTTTGGCCAGCTTACAGAAAAGAGCATTTAA TGCAGGGCCCATGCAGAATTTTGCATCTAGTTATGGTTTTGGTGGCAGCAGACCTC ttgATTCACATCCTGCGATAGATTTGTCAGATTTTCCAATATTAAGTAGTAGATCATCAGCGACAACAAATCCTATGCCATCAACAAGAAATTACG TTCCACCGGTATCTTCCTCAGTGGGGATGGTTAGTAAACCTGCGCCAGACTCAGCCCCGGAATTCAATATAACACAGGAAGAGTTTCCTGCCTTGCCGGGAGCACAAA ATCCACCTGTTCAATCTGGAGACTTAAGAAAT GGCAACGGAGCAGTGGGCAGCGAGTTAGTGTCTAAAGATGGAAGCAAAGGGGATGGGAAACCAACAATGGCACAGAGACGAGGAATACAAACACATCCTGATG GCATGATATCAAACATCCCATCTGGTATGGTCATGGACCAATTTGGTATTGTTGGCCTGTTATCTTTCATCAGAGCAGCAGATCAAGACGCCAACATGGTTGCGTTAGCGCCGGGGATAGACTTGACTACATTGGGCTTAAATTTAAATTCCCCAGA AAATCTCTATAGTATGTTCCAGTCTCCATTTGCAGAGACAGCGTGTCGGCCCCAAGATATTG ATTACCATGTACCAGCGGAGTATCTGACTAACATGTTCATCAGAGATAAG CTTGCACCAATCAAATTAAATCGATATAGTGAAGAtctactattttatttattttatatgaaCGGGGGTGATGTTTTACAGTTGGCAGCTGCAGCAGAACT CTACAACCGCGATTGGAGGTATCACAAGGAAGAGAGGGTTTGGCTCACACGCGCCCCGGCATGTGAAGTTTTCAACAAAACTCAGACTTCTGAAAGAGGGACTTACTTATTCTTCGATGCAAACCAGTGGCGGAAGTTTACCAAAGAATTCCACTTAGAGTATGAAAAATTAGAGGAGCGGCCGGTGATACCCAACTGA